The following coding sequences lie in one Lolium perenne isolate Kyuss_39 chromosome 2, Kyuss_2.0, whole genome shotgun sequence genomic window:
- the LOC127331384 gene encoding uncharacterized protein has protein sequence MSGTTTPSYFVERMVRGELCRFDTRLETWHDPTPRESEFTLKDLREAFIKAARRSLSLVDRSTFRPSEEQLRQREEQDRKFLIVALKVYTKKNNMQPTELEFVEVKRRNLIDECGIGYLHFNFLVKGLEGKHIMFFAEVHHDLEDENDVYACMPLREDDFKPSEGNDQAPCKGCQYQAEDLVHPSCGGFLGGHKYGFVPYWDSDEERDDEFC, from the exons ATGTCGGGGACAACCACGCCTTCGTATTTTGTCGAGCGTATGGTTCGTGGCGAACTGTGTCG TTTCGACACAAGGTTAGAGACTTGGCATGATCCCACTCCTAGGGAATCAGAATTTACTCTTAAGGATCTTCGTGAGGCTTTTATTAAGGCTGCCAGACGCAGTCTTAGCCTTGTGGACAGGTCAACATTTAGGCCTAGCGAGGAGCAGCTTAGGCAAAGAGAAGAGCAGGATCGCAAGTTCTTGATTGTAGCACTGAAAGTCTATACCAAGAAAAATAACATGCAG CCGACTGAACTGGAATTTGTGGAAGTGAAACGAAGAAACCTTATTGATGAATGCGGGATAGGATATTTGCATTTCAACTTTTTAGTGAAAGGATTAGAGGGTAAACATATAATGTTTTTTGCTGAAGTGCATCATGATCTTGAAGATGAGAATGATGTCTATGCTTGCATGCCTTTGAGGGAAGATGACTTCAAACCATCAGAAGGAAATGACCAAG CTCCGTGCAAAGGGTGTCAATATCAGGCTGAAGATCTTGTACATCCCAGTTGTGGTGGCTTCTTAGGTGGGCACAAGTATGGTTTCGTGCCGTATTGGGACAGTGATGAAGAGCGTGATGATGAATTCTGTTAG